In one window of Fulvia fulva chromosome 5, complete sequence DNA:
- a CDS encoding 3-ketoacyl-CoA thiolase, peroxisomal yields MANQAGTNAAAQARLSQVQGQLGPSGRPGLLEKRPDDVVVTCALRTPITRGGKGGFKDTAGADLLHGAFTNLIQRSGIDPRLVEDISVGCVLAPGGGATEFRAAALAAGFPNTTGVKSLNRQCSSGLQACAEIANAIKSGMIDIGIGAGVESMSTQYGPGAVTEFSELLENHKDAAECKVPMGKLSEDMAKEYGISRSDQDEFAASSYQKAIKAQKAGLFDQEIAPLKVKWEDPKTEKVSEITVSRDDGVREVTKESLGKIRAAFAKDGTIHAGNASQVSDGAAAVLLMKRSTAEKLGQQIIGKFVQASIVGVPPLLMGIGPWKAIPVALEKSGITIDDVDIFEINEAFASQCLWCAKELKIPSEKINPKGGAIAFGHPLGCTGARQVSTLLYELKRTGKQVGLTSMCVGTGMGMAAVWVAE; encoded by the coding sequence ATGGCCAACCAAGCAGGAACCAACGCGGCCGCTCAGGCTCGCCTTTCCCAAGTGCAAGGCCAGCTAGGTCCATCAGGCCGACCAGGTCTCCTCGAGAAACGCCCAGACGATGTCGTAGTCACCTGCGCCCTCCGCACCCCAATCACAAGAGGTGGAAAGGGCGGCTTCAAGGACACAGCCGGCGCAGACCTCCTGCACGGCGCCTTCACCAACCTGATCCAGCGTTCTGGCATCGACCCCAGGCTCGTCGAAGACATCTCCGTCGGATGTGTGCTCGCCCCCGGCGGCGGCGCTACAGAGTTCCGCGCAGCAGCATTGGCAGCTGGATTCCCCAACACCACCGGTGTCAAGAGCTTGAACCGACAATGCAGCTCAGGGCTACAAGCATGTGCCGAAATCGCCAACGCCATCAAGTCCGGCATGATCGACATCGGCATCGGCGCCGGGGTGGAAAGCATGAGCACACAATACGGCCCAGGCGCAGTAACGGAATTCAGCGAGCTTCTTGAGAACCACAAGGATGCCGCCGAGTGCAAGGTGCCCATGGGCAAGCTCAGCGAGGACATGGCGAAAGAGTACGGCATCAGCAGATCGGACCAGGACGAGTTTGCGGCTAGCAGCTACCAGAAAGCCATCAAGGCACAGAAGGCAGGGCTCTTTGACCAGGAAATTGCGCCTCTGAAGGTCAAGTGGGAGGATCCCAAGACGGAGAAAGTCAGCGAAATCACAGTCTCGCGGGACGATGGTGTTCGCGAGGTGACGAAGGAGTCCCTGGGCAAGATCCGCGCTGCGTTCGCCAAGGACGGCACAATCCACGCTGGTAATGCCTCGCAAGTGTCAGACGGCGCCGCAGCAGTGCTGCTCATGAAGAGAAGCACAGCAGAGAAGCTCGGACAACAGATCATCGGCAAGTTCGTGCAAGCCTCAATCGTCGGTGTGCCGCCGCTTCTGATGGGTATCGGACCATGGAAAGCGATCCCCGTCGCGCTGGAGAAGTCCGGCATTACAATCGATGATGTCGACATCTTCGAGATCAACGAAGCTTTCGCATCGCAATGTCTGTGGTGTGCCAAGGAGCTTAAGATTCCGTCCGAGAAGATCAACCCGAAGGGTGGTGCGATTGCGTTTGGACACCCTCTTGGTTGCACTGGTGCGCGACAGGTTAGCACGTTGCTGTACGAGCTTAAGAGGACTGGCAAGCAGGTTGGCTTGACGAGCATGTGTGTCGGTACAGGTATGGGTATGGCGGCGGTTTGGGTCGCTGAGTAG
- a CDS encoding Lipase 4, giving the protein MPAMAFRLLSVVSLYLATVAASPTVTVHNGTLRGIHSAEWDQDFFLGIPYAQPPLDNLRFRWPQPIDQPYSGEQDATKYGYSCYQYGYNFNMSEDCLTLNVVRPAGYSNQSLPVLVWIYGGGLYWGSSADPQYNLSGIVNTASSSGQPFIGVSINYRPGVWGFLQNAQVLVEGSSNAGLLDQRMAMQWIKENIASFGGDASRITLWGESAGAQSIAYHMHSFDGRNDDLYHAAILESGSTVGAQLEPLPFYNVAFENLTRTVGCWSAIDRLSCLRDLSSEALYNSRYSLTWNPIVDGTFLTAYPSQLAAAGSFVKVPLLIGANTDEGISFSVRGLENETALFNSLLTWRNYALSPPSIRKLLELYPNVPSEGVPYNDTSNTTYASYGSQWRRSAAIGGDMVMISGRRKMCEQYVSAGVQDVYSYRFDTPLWNASAPIGAKHFDNVMFSFQNISGVLGPLPQYEHYRELSTDIGRAYANFVAMHNPNGVVGLPEWPKYDVEEPKNVVLNANGSWVEDDTWRKEAIDFINTISRELLA; this is encoded by the exons ATGCCAGCCATGGCGTTCAGACTCCTTTCGGTGGTATCTTTGTACCTTGCCACAGTCGCGGCATCGCCGACAGTGACTGTTCACAATGGTACTCTACGCGGTATACACAGCGCAGAATGGGACCAAGATTTCTTCCTGGGCATACCTTACGCTCAGCCGCCCTTGGATAACCTTCGATTTCGGTGGCCACAGCCCATCGACCAGCCATACAGTGGGGAGCAAGATGCTACAAAGTACGGCTACAGCTGTTATCAATATGGCTACAATTTCAACATGAGTGAAGACTGCTTGACACTCAACG TTGTGAGACCTGCAGGCTACTCCAATCAATCCCTCCCAGTCCTTGTCTGGATCTACGGTGGCGGTCTCTACTGGGGTTCTAGCGCTGACCCCCAGTACAACCTCTCCGGTATTGTCAACACGGCATCAAGCTCTGGCCAGCCCTTCATCGGGGTCTCGATCAACTACAGGCCAGGAGTCTGGGGTTTCCTCCAGAACGCTCAAGTCCTCGTCGAAGGCTCTTCCAACGCCGGCCTGCTCGATCAAAGGATGGCAATGCAGTGGATCAAAGAAAACATAGCTTCGTTCGGCGGTGATGCCTCACGAATAACCCTCTGGGGCGAAAGTGCTGGTGCCCAAAGCATAGCCTACCATATGCATTCATTCGACGGCCGCAATGATGATCTGTATCATGCCGCTATCCTGGAAAGTGGCAGTACTGTCGGCGCACAACTTGAACCACTTCCTTTCTACAACGTCGCTTTCGAGAACCTGACCCGCACAGTAGGCTGCTGGTCCGCTATCGACCGCCTCTCCTGTCTTCGAGATCTGAGCAGCGAAGCTCTCTACAACAGCCGCTACAGCCTCACCTGGAACCCCATTGTGGACGGAACATTCCTCACAGCTTATCCTTCTCAGCTCGCGGCTGCGGGTTCCTTTGTCAAGGTACCACTCCTGATCGGCGCCAACACTGACGAGGGCATAAGCTTCAGTGTTCGAGGTCTGGAGAACGAGACGGCGCTTTTCAACTCGCTGCTCACGTGGCGGAATTACGCTCTATCTCCACCGTCAATCCGTAAGCTCTTGGAACTATATCCCAATGTCCCAAGTGAAGGCGTCCCATATAATGACACCTCCAACACGACATACGCCAGTTACGGCTCGCAGTGGCGACGCAGCGCAGCTATTGGCGGAGACATGGTCATGATCTCTGGCCGCCGCAAAATGTGCGAGCAATACGTCTCCGCCGGTGTTCAGGACGTCTACAGCTACCGCTTCGACACTCCCCTCTGGAACGCGAGTGCTCCGATTGGAGCGAAGCACTTCGACAATGTAATGTTCTCCTTCCAGAATATCTCCGGTGTATTGGGACCTTTGCCTCAATACGAGCATTATCGTGAGTTGAGTACAGACATTGGGAGAGCTTACGCGAACTTCGTGGCGATGCATAACCCCAACGGCGTAGTGGGACTGCCGGAGTGGCCCAAGTACGACGTTGAAGAGCCGAAGAATGTGGTGCTCAATGCGAATGGAAGTTGGGTGGAGGATGATACGTGGAGGAAGGAAGCTATCGATTTCATCAACACCATCAGCCGGGAATTGCTGGCCTAG